One region of Flavobacterium pisciphilum genomic DNA includes:
- a CDS encoding DUF4230 domain-containing protein, producing the protein MSRRILVGIAIIIGIVLAFKYCEFKKDDTSSLDYNTNLIQQQIVNVGKLIVTEGHFSEVVTYKNSNKYLLDMISFEKKALIIVNANVTVAYDLHKMKYEIDEKNKVIKIVSIPKEEITINPDIQYYNVEQSQLNAFTGDDYNKINKSVKANLAKKIEKSSLKTNAQNRLISELSKILILTNSMGWKLQYDGKVIQSEADLSKDLKL; encoded by the coding sequence ATGTCGAGAAGAATCTTAGTTGGAATTGCAATTATAATCGGGATCGTCCTTGCATTCAAGTATTGTGAATTTAAGAAAGATGATACATCGAGCTTAGATTATAATACCAATTTGATACAGCAACAAATTGTAAATGTTGGGAAACTGATAGTTACGGAAGGACATTTTTCAGAAGTGGTAACTTATAAAAACTCAAATAAGTATTTACTAGATATGATTTCTTTTGAAAAGAAGGCATTAATTATAGTGAATGCAAATGTTACAGTTGCCTACGATTTACATAAAATGAAGTATGAAATCGATGAGAAAAACAAGGTTATAAAGATTGTATCAATTCCAAAAGAAGAAATTACAATCAATCCAGATATTCAATATTATAATGTTGAACAAAGTCAGTTAAATGCATTTACAGGAGATGATTATAATAAAATAAACAAATCGGTAAAAGCGAACTTAGCTAAGAAAATAGAAAAATCTTCGCTTAAAACAAATGCTCAAAATCGATTGATAAGCGAATTATCTAAGATTTTAATCCTAACAAATTCAATGGGTTGGAAGTTACAATATGATGGTAAAGTTATTCAAAGCGAAGCTGACTTAAGCAAGGATTTAAAATTATAA
- a CDS encoding group III truncated hemoglobin: protein MVILDITTIEDIKLLVNTFYAKVQKDDLIGPIFNERIQGRWPEHLETMYKFWQTILLEQRAYSGSPFPPHKHLPVDQSHFNRWIEIFTKTVDSLFIGILAEEAKMRGVNMASMFLHKIEYFRDLGKTTK, encoded by the coding sequence ATGGTAATTTTAGATATAACAACAATCGAAGACATAAAATTATTAGTCAATACTTTTTATGCCAAAGTTCAGAAAGATGACCTCATCGGTCCGATTTTTAATGAAAGGATTCAAGGAAGATGGCCTGAACATTTAGAAACAATGTATAAATTTTGGCAAACTATTTTACTGGAACAACGTGCCTATTCAGGAAGTCCATTTCCACCGCACAAACATTTACCTGTAGATCAATCACATTTTAATAGATGGATTGAAATTTTCACAAAAACAGTGGACAGTCTTTTTATAGGAATTCTTGCTGAAGAAGCTAAGATGCGAGGTGTAAATATGGCATCCATGTTCCTGCATAAAATTGAATATTTTAGAGATTTAGGAAAAACAACTAAATAA
- a CDS encoding urocanate hydratase: MTFQEQIQQGIPSILPPKKAYDLAINHAPKRKAILSAEEKKLALKNALRYFEPQHHAELITEFSEELEQYGRIYMYRFRPDYRMYARPISEYPGKSEQAKAIMLMIQNNLDYAVAQHPHELITYGGNGAVFQNWAQYLLTMQYLSEMTNEQTLTMYSGHPMGLFPSHAEAPRVVVTNGMVIPNYSKPDDWEKMNALGVSQYGQMTAGSYMYIGPQGIVHGTTITVLNGFRKIKLNPEGNLFVTSGLGGMSGAQPKAGNIAGCITVCAEVNPKITKIRHEQGWINEIVEDLDELVKRVALAKANKEVVSIAYLGNVVDVWEKFDQENIKIDLGSDQTSLHNPWAGGYYPVGITFEAANEMMANNPDLFKEKVQETLRRHADAINKHTAKGTYFFDYGNAFLLEASRAGAQVMAENNIDFKYPSYVQDIMGPMCFDYGFGPFRWVCTSGKPEDLQKTDNIASQVLEEMAKTAPDEIQQQMQDNIKWIKGAQENKLVVGSQARILYADAEGRIKIAEAFNQAIAKGEIGAVVLGRDHHDVSGTDSPYRETSNIYDGSRYTADMAIQNVIGDSFRGATWVSIHNGGGVGWGEVINGGFGMILDGSKEASRRLASMLFWDVNNGISRRSWARNDEAIFAIKRAMDTQPLLKVTIPNIVDETLF, from the coding sequence ATGACTTTCCAAGAACAAATTCAACAAGGAATCCCATCTATATTACCTCCCAAAAAAGCATACGATTTAGCTATAAACCACGCACCAAAGCGAAAAGCAATTCTTTCTGCTGAAGAAAAAAAATTAGCATTAAAAAACGCATTACGTTATTTTGAACCGCAACATCATGCGGAATTAATCACTGAATTTTCAGAAGAGCTAGAACAATACGGACGTATTTATATGTACCGTTTTCGTCCAGACTACAGAATGTATGCTAGACCAATTAGTGAATATCCTGGAAAATCAGAGCAAGCAAAAGCAATCATGCTAATGATTCAGAATAACTTGGATTATGCAGTTGCTCAACATCCACATGAATTAATTACTTATGGTGGTAATGGTGCTGTTTTTCAAAACTGGGCACAGTACCTACTTACTATGCAATATTTGTCGGAAATGACAAATGAGCAAACGCTTACCATGTATTCTGGTCACCCAATGGGACTTTTCCCTTCGCATGCAGAGGCACCACGCGTAGTTGTAACTAACGGAATGGTCATTCCAAATTATTCAAAACCGGATGATTGGGAAAAAATGAATGCGCTTGGAGTTTCTCAATATGGACAAATGACTGCTGGAAGTTATATGTACATAGGACCACAAGGAATTGTGCATGGAACAACAATTACAGTATTAAATGGTTTTAGAAAAATAAAACTAAATCCTGAAGGAAACTTATTTGTAACTTCTGGATTGGGTGGAATGAGTGGTGCACAACCCAAAGCAGGAAACATTGCTGGTTGTATCACTGTTTGTGCCGAAGTAAACCCAAAAATCACTAAAATTCGCCATGAACAAGGTTGGATCAATGAGATTGTAGAAGATCTTGACGAATTGGTAAAAAGAGTTGCTTTGGCCAAAGCCAATAAAGAAGTAGTATCTATCGCATATTTAGGAAACGTGGTTGATGTTTGGGAAAAATTTGACCAAGAAAACATCAAAATTGATTTAGGATCAGATCAAACTTCATTACACAACCCTTGGGCTGGTGGCTATTATCCAGTTGGCATTACCTTTGAGGCTGCCAATGAAATGATGGCAAATAATCCTGATTTATTTAAAGAGAAAGTACAGGAAACACTACGCCGACATGCAGATGCAATAAACAAACACACCGCCAAAGGAACTTATTTCTTTGATTACGGAAACGCTTTCCTACTAGAAGCTTCTCGTGCTGGAGCACAGGTAATGGCCGAAAACAATATCGATTTTAAATACCCTAGTTATGTTCAAGACATTATGGGACCTATGTGTTTCGACTATGGATTTGGTCCTTTTAGATGGGTTTGTACCTCTGGAAAACCTGAGGATTTACAAAAAACAGATAACATCGCTTCACAAGTTTTAGAAGAAATGGCAAAAACAGCACCAGATGAAATTCAGCAACAAATGCAGGATAACATCAAATGGATAAAAGGGGCTCAAGAAAACAAATTGGTTGTAGGATCACAAGCACGTATTTTATACGCTGATGCAGAAGGTCGTATAAAAATTGCTGAAGCTTTTAACCAAGCTATTGCAAAAGGCGAAATTGGAGCTGTGGTTTTAGGACGTGATCATCATGATGTTTCTGGAACAGATTCTCCATATAGAGAAACATCTAACATTTATGATGGTTCAAGATACACAGCTGATATGGCAATACAAAATGTTATTGGTGACAGTTTTAGAGGCGCTACGTGGGTTTCGATTCATAATGGCGGCGGTGTAGGCTGGGGCGAGGTTATAAACGGTGGTTTTGGTATGATTCTTGATGGATCTAAAGAAGCGTCAAGACGCTTAGCGTCAATGCTTTTTTGGGACGTCAACAACGGGATTTCAAGAAGAAGTTGGGCACGTAATGATGAAGCTATTTTTGCAATAAAAAGAGCCATGGACACGCAACCTTTATTGAAAGTAACCATCCCTAATATAGTTGACGAAACATTATTTTAA
- a CDS encoding BamA/TamA family outer membrane protein, which translates to MEIKYLKYFIILSLFFAFGCSNTKYLPKGDLLYTGASVKIEDSILKKKEKTALEDELKSLLRPLPNKQFLGLRIKLWIYNVAGEPKKKKGTRYWLRNKVGEAPVLYSKVDLDYNSAVLRNYAENKGYFKVRVSADSTAKDKRATAEYTVLPKKQYKIKSVTFPDDSSAIAKTIAKTTRRSLLKVGKPYDLDVIKSERERIDSRLKEKGFYYFNPDYILAQVDSTKGDYEVSIKLKIKDETPAKAKIPYTINDIVVYPNFSILKDSTAVAYKKEDIVKYKDFTIIDSTNTFRPRVFDRALYFKKGDFYNRSDHNLSLNRFVNLGTFNFVKNEFKESDSVKNALDAYYYLTLLPKKFVRVEVLGKTNSASYSGSEINLNWNNRNLLRGAELFTVSIFGGADFQISGQNKGNNIYKVGGEASLTWPRLITPFNFQGSSEFVPRTKATLGYEYQNRINLYALNSFKGSFGYLWKENVRKEHQLDIIEVNYVSPNHVTPYYSAEALKDPSLSKVLEKQLIFGPTYSYTYTNTMQKRKKNTFYFNGELDLAGNITGLATKANVKKNDTIKVFNVPFSQYVKFKTDFRHYFKLGKESQLASRLILGVGLPYGNSSSLPSIKQFVVGGTNSIRAFRARSIGPGSFVSTDTTSTFYPDQSGDLKLEFNTEYRAKLFSIVRGAIFLDAGNVWLLNNDPNKPGAKISKDFMKEIAVGAGAGLRFDLSFLILRTDIAFPLRIPYLPEGKRWVIDDINFGSGSWRKDNLILNIAIGYPF; encoded by the coding sequence ATGGAAATTAAATATCTAAAATATTTTATAATACTTTCTTTATTTTTTGCTTTTGGATGTAGTAATACAAAGTATTTACCAAAAGGGGATTTGTTGTACACAGGTGCTTCAGTAAAAATAGAAGACTCTATCCTCAAAAAGAAAGAAAAAACAGCGCTAGAGGATGAGCTGAAAAGTTTGTTACGTCCTTTGCCAAATAAACAATTTTTAGGATTGCGTATTAAATTATGGATATACAATGTGGCAGGAGAACCTAAGAAAAAGAAAGGGACAAGATATTGGTTAAGAAATAAAGTTGGAGAAGCTCCAGTGCTGTACAGTAAAGTCGATTTAGATTATAACTCGGCAGTCTTAAGAAATTATGCCGAGAATAAAGGTTATTTTAAAGTGAGAGTTAGTGCTGATTCTACTGCAAAGGATAAAAGAGCAACAGCAGAATATACTGTTTTGCCTAAAAAACAGTATAAAATAAAAAGCGTTACATTTCCCGATGATTCTTCGGCTATAGCCAAAACCATTGCTAAAACTACTCGTAGATCATTACTAAAAGTAGGTAAACCCTATGATTTGGATGTTATAAAATCAGAAAGAGAACGCATCGATTCTCGATTGAAAGAAAAGGGATTTTATTATTTTAATCCGGATTATATCTTGGCTCAAGTCGATAGCACCAAGGGAGATTATGAGGTAAGTATAAAATTAAAAATAAAAGACGAAACGCCAGCCAAAGCTAAAATTCCCTATACAATTAATGATATAGTTGTGTATCCTAATTTTTCTATTTTAAAAGATAGTACCGCAGTAGCTTATAAAAAAGAGGATATTGTTAAATATAAAGATTTCACGATTATAGATTCTACAAATACATTTAGACCGAGAGTATTTGATAGAGCCTTGTATTTTAAGAAAGGAGATTTTTATAATCGATCAGATCACAATCTTTCCTTGAATCGCTTTGTGAATTTAGGGACATTTAATTTTGTTAAAAATGAATTTAAAGAATCCGATAGTGTGAAAAATGCATTGGATGCTTATTATTATCTAACCTTGTTACCAAAGAAGTTCGTTAGAGTTGAGGTTTTAGGAAAAACGAATTCAGCTAGTTATTCAGGTTCAGAAATCAATTTAAATTGGAACAACAGAAACTTACTAAGAGGTGCCGAATTGTTTACGGTATCAATATTTGGAGGAGCCGATTTTCAGATTTCAGGGCAGAATAAAGGAAATAATATATATAAAGTAGGGGGAGAAGCAAGCTTAACTTGGCCAAGATTAATTACACCATTTAACTTTCAAGGTTCTAGCGAGTTTGTTCCAAGAACAAAAGCAACTTTAGGATATGAATATCAAAACAGAATAAACCTTTATGCTTTAAATTCATTTAAAGGATCATTTGGTTATTTATGGAAAGAAAATGTTAGAAAAGAACATCAATTAGATATCATAGAGGTTAATTATGTGAGTCCAAACCACGTAACACCTTATTATAGTGCTGAGGCATTAAAAGACCCGTCATTATCCAAAGTATTGGAGAAACAATTAATTTTTGGACCAACGTATTCGTATACCTATACCAATACAATGCAAAAAAGAAAAAAGAATACATTCTATTTTAATGGCGAACTTGATTTAGCAGGTAATATAACAGGTTTGGCAACTAAAGCCAATGTCAAGAAAAATGATACTATAAAAGTATTCAATGTTCCTTTCAGTCAATATGTAAAATTTAAAACTGATTTCAGGCATTATTTTAAGCTAGGAAAAGAAAGCCAATTAGCAAGCCGACTTATTCTTGGAGTAGGCTTGCCATATGGTAATTCTTCTTCTCTGCCATCAATTAAGCAATTTGTTGTTGGAGGAACCAACAGTATTCGTGCTTTTAGAGCCCGATCAATTGGTCCGGGTAGTTTTGTAAGCACAGATACAACCAGTACATTTTATCCAGATCAATCTGGTGATTTAAAACTAGAATTTAATACAGAATATAGAGCCAAACTCTTTAGTATAGTAAGAGGAGCAATATTTCTGGATGCTGGAAATGTTTGGTTGCTTAATAATGACCCAAATAAACCTGGCGCAAAAATCAGTAAAGACTTTATGAAAGAAATTGCTGTTGGTGCGGGAGCAGGATTACGTTTTGATTTATCATTCTTAATACTAAGAACAGACATTGCATTTCCATTACGAATACCATATTTGCCCGAAGGAAAAAGATGGGTAATAGATGATATTAATTTTGGAAGTGGCTCTTGGAGAAAGGACAATCTGATACTTAATATTGCAATTGGATATCCTTTTTAG
- the ilvA gene encoding threonine ammonia-lyase IlvA, with amino-acid sequence MTLFNEVITAKEQLTKVVAATPLTQNLNLSDEFKATILLKREDLQIVRSYKIRGAYNKISSLNATEKTKGIVCASAGNHAQGVAYSCNLLQIKGKIYMPKTTPKQKVKQVQLFGKSFVEIVLTGDTFDDAYASATEDAIKSNRIFIHPFDDLKVIAGQGTVGLEILESYKEPIDYVFVPIGGGGLASGLSEVFKHLSPETKIIGVEPKGAPSMKTSIIDGKNTPLKTIDKFVDGAAVKQVGNITFDICRKNLDDIILVPEGKVCTTILRLYNEEAMVVEPAGALTIAALDFYKEKIKGKTVVCVVSGSNNDIERTAEIKERSLLYEGLMHYFMIQFPQRPGALKEFVNDILGPNDDITYFQFAKKNSREVGSVVVGLELKNKKDILNIKNNMVTKGFEFQYLNENQELYTQLIG; translated from the coding sequence ATGACGCTATTTAACGAAGTAATTACAGCCAAAGAACAACTAACCAAAGTAGTTGCTGCTACTCCACTGACACAAAACCTTAATCTTTCAGACGAGTTTAAGGCTACTATTTTATTAAAAAGAGAAGATTTACAAATTGTACGCTCTTATAAAATCAGAGGAGCTTACAACAAAATATCTTCTTTAAATGCTACAGAAAAAACAAAGGGCATAGTATGTGCAAGTGCGGGTAATCACGCTCAAGGTGTAGCTTACTCTTGTAACTTACTACAAATTAAAGGCAAAATTTACATGCCAAAAACGACCCCAAAACAAAAAGTAAAACAGGTACAGTTATTCGGAAAATCATTTGTAGAAATTGTCCTTACAGGAGATACTTTTGACGATGCTTATGCATCAGCAACTGAAGATGCGATAAAAAGCAATAGAATATTTATTCATCCTTTTGATGATTTAAAAGTCATTGCAGGACAAGGCACGGTAGGATTGGAGATTCTGGAATCATATAAAGAACCTATAGATTATGTATTTGTTCCTATTGGTGGCGGCGGACTAGCATCTGGACTTTCGGAAGTTTTTAAACACCTAAGCCCAGAGACCAAAATTATAGGTGTAGAACCAAAAGGAGCTCCATCGATGAAAACATCTATTATTGATGGTAAGAACACGCCTTTAAAAACCATTGATAAATTTGTAGATGGCGCTGCCGTAAAACAAGTTGGTAATATCACTTTTGATATCTGTCGCAAAAACTTAGATGATATTATTCTTGTTCCTGAAGGTAAAGTCTGCACTACTATTTTGCGACTGTACAATGAAGAAGCTATGGTGGTAGAACCTGCAGGAGCACTGACTATAGCTGCATTAGATTTTTACAAAGAGAAAATAAAAGGCAAAACCGTAGTTTGTGTAGTAAGTGGAAGTAATAACGATATTGAGCGAACTGCCGAAATAAAAGAGCGCTCCCTACTTTATGAAGGATTAATGCATTATTTCATGATCCAGTTTCCTCAGCGTCCAGGTGCGCTTAAAGAATTTGTAAATGACATATTAGGACCTAACGACGACATTACTTATTTTCAATTTGCAAAGAAAAACAGCAGAGAAGTTGGTTCTGTAGTAGTTGGATTAGAACTAAAAAACAAAAAGGATATTCTAAATATTAAAAACAATATGGTTACCAAAGGATTTGAATTTCAATATCTCAATGAAAATCAAGAATTATACACACAACTTATTGGATAA
- a CDS encoding LLM class flavin-dependent oxidoreductase yields the protein MNNNIPISLLELAFITEGSDAKETFQKTKELAQLADNLGYNRFWLAEHHNMAHVASTATVVLISYIASQTQNIRVGSGGIMLPNHSPLIIAEQFGTLETLYPNRIDLGLGRAPGTDSLTAQAIREDFYEQSQRFPKNVQAIHDYFSPDNASAKVRAFPAEGTNVPVWILGSSMDSASLAAAKGLPYAFAGHFAPRMMLQAFEFYRKNFIPSKYLSSPKTMACVNAIGADTDEEAEVLSTTLYQMFLGLIRNNRKPMQPPLASLEGLMSEEERFHVDQMTACTFTGSKEKLEKDLKQFINHSGIDELMITSPIFDHQDKMKSLKILKEVIDNINKG from the coding sequence ATGAATAACAATATACCTATTTCTTTATTAGAATTAGCATTCATTACAGAGGGTAGTGATGCTAAAGAAACTTTTCAAAAAACAAAAGAACTTGCTCAACTAGCTGATAATTTAGGTTATAACCGATTTTGGTTAGCCGAACATCATAATATGGCACATGTGGCTAGTACAGCAACAGTCGTTTTAATAAGTTACATAGCAAGTCAGACACAAAATATCCGCGTAGGCTCAGGAGGAATAATGCTTCCTAATCATTCACCGCTAATTATTGCAGAACAATTTGGAACATTGGAAACACTTTATCCAAATCGAATAGATTTAGGTTTAGGGAGAGCGCCAGGAACAGACTCTTTAACAGCACAAGCTATTCGAGAAGATTTTTATGAACAGTCGCAGCGATTCCCAAAAAATGTGCAAGCAATTCATGATTATTTTTCTCCAGATAATGCTTCGGCAAAAGTGCGAGCTTTCCCTGCCGAAGGAACTAATGTCCCAGTTTGGATATTAGGGTCTAGTATGGACAGTGCTTCACTAGCTGCTGCAAAAGGATTACCATATGCTTTTGCAGGACATTTTGCACCAAGAATGATGCTACAGGCATTTGAGTTTTATAGAAAGAATTTTATTCCTTCAAAATATTTGAGTAGCCCAAAAACAATGGCTTGTGTAAATGCTATTGGAGCAGATACAGATGAAGAAGCCGAAGTTTTATCAACTACTTTATACCAAATGTTTTTGGGATTAATACGCAATAATAGAAAACCAATGCAACCGCCACTCGCATCATTGGAAGGATTAATGAGCGAAGAAGAAAGATTTCATGTAGATCAAATGACAGCATGTACCTTTACTGGAAGTAAAGAGAAGTTAGAAAAAGACTTAAAGCAATTTATAAACCATTCAGGTATAGATGAATTGATGATTACAAGTCCAATTTTTGATCATCAGGATAAAATGAAAAGTTTAAAAATCCTTAAAGAAGTTATTGATAACATAAATAAGGGGTAG
- a CDS encoding aromatic amino acid hydroxylase: protein MNPTIETNPLLDRLPNHLKQFIKPQDYSDYTPINQAVWRYVMRKNVDYLSKVAHHSYLDGLKKTGIEINNIPSMYGMNRILTEIGWAAVAVDGFIPPNAFMEFQAYNVLVIASDIRQLEHIEYTPAPDIIHEGAGHAPIIANPEYAEYLRRFGEIGCKAISSHKDYQMYEAIRLLSILKEAEGTPQADIDQAEKAVEDLQNNMGELSEMAQIRNLHWWTVEYGLIGTIDDPKIYGAGLLSSIGESAWCMTNNVTKIPYDISAANQSFDITKLQPQLYVTPTFAYLSLILEEFANKMALRTGGISGIQKLINSNALGTIELSTGLQISSVFTNVIEAEGKPVYIQTTGKAALSYREKELVGHGTLTHPEGFGSPIGKLKGFNLAIEDMSPMDLNAYKIVENETIKLEFEGGVIVQGEIITGSRNLHGEIILISFKNCTVTHGDTILFKPEWGNYDMAIGKKVVSAFSGPADVNSFDLNNSVPKTKTIKAKHSKERDELEELYQQVRTIRETNSHETLLTSIFEKIKTNHSNDWLLSVEIAELLKNSNQPQLLQEVLAHLETLKTRRPEVAHLISGGLDLIFDKEKC, encoded by the coding sequence ATGAACCCAACTATTGAAACAAATCCATTATTAGATAGATTGCCTAATCATTTAAAGCAATTTATTAAACCTCAAGATTATAGTGACTACACTCCAATTAATCAAGCGGTTTGGAGATATGTAATGCGCAAAAATGTCGACTACTTATCTAAAGTGGCTCACCATTCGTATCTAGACGGATTGAAAAAAACTGGAATCGAAATCAATAACATACCGAGCATGTATGGAATGAACCGAATCTTAACCGAAATTGGTTGGGCTGCTGTAGCAGTAGATGGTTTTATTCCTCCAAATGCTTTTATGGAATTCCAAGCCTATAATGTCTTGGTAATTGCTTCAGATATTCGTCAGTTAGAACATATTGAATACACACCTGCACCAGATATTATTCATGAAGGTGCTGGTCACGCTCCTATTATTGCTAATCCTGAATATGCTGAATACCTGCGTCGCTTTGGTGAAATTGGCTGTAAAGCCATTTCTTCACATAAAGATTACCAAATGTATGAAGCTATTCGATTGCTTTCAATTTTAAAAGAAGCTGAAGGAACTCCTCAAGCTGATATAGATCAAGCTGAAAAAGCAGTTGAAGATTTACAAAATAATATGGGAGAGCTGTCAGAAATGGCACAGATCAGAAACTTACATTGGTGGACTGTTGAATATGGTTTAATTGGAACTATTGATGACCCTAAAATTTATGGTGCTGGTTTATTATCATCAATTGGAGAGAGTGCTTGGTGTATGACCAATAATGTTACTAAGATTCCTTATGACATTTCTGCTGCCAACCAAAGTTTTGATATTACAAAATTGCAACCTCAACTATATGTTACACCTACTTTTGCTTATTTAAGCCTTATTCTTGAAGAATTTGCTAATAAAATGGCATTACGTACTGGAGGCATTTCAGGTATTCAAAAATTAATAAACTCCAATGCTTTAGGGACTATCGAATTAAGTACTGGTCTACAAATTTCTAGTGTATTTACCAATGTTATTGAAGCAGAAGGCAAACCAGTTTACATACAAACAACAGGAAAGGCTGCTTTATCGTACCGTGAAAAAGAATTAGTTGGACACGGAACATTAACGCATCCAGAAGGCTTTGGTAGCCCTATTGGTAAACTAAAAGGCTTTAATCTGGCAATCGAAGACATGAGTCCGATGGATTTAAATGCCTACAAAATAGTCGAAAACGAGACTATAAAACTCGAATTTGAAGGAGGAGTTATTGTACAAGGTGAGATTATTACTGGCTCTAGAAACTTACATGGTGAGATTATTTTAATCAGTTTTAAAAATTGTACTGTTACTCACGGAGACACTATTTTGTTTAAACCTGAATGGGGTAATTATGATATGGCAATTGGTAAGAAAGTTGTTTCTGCATTTTCTGGACCAGCCGATGTAAATAGTTTTGACCTGAATAATTCAGTTCCAAAAACAAAAACAATCAAAGCCAAACATTCTAAGGAACGTGATGAACTAGAAGAATTATACCAACAGGTTAGAACCATCAGAGAAACTAATTCTCATGAAACATTGTTGACTTCTATATTTGAAAAAATAAAAACAAATCATTCTAATGATTGGTTGCTATCTGTAGAAATTGCAGAGCTTTTAAAGAACAGCAATCAACCTCAATTATTACAAGAAGTCTTGGCACATCTTGAAACCTTAAAAACAAGAAGACCTGAAGTTGCCCATTTAATTTCTGGTGGCCTAGATTTGATTTTTGATAAAGAAAAGTGCTAA
- a CDS encoding DUF5522 domain-containing protein: MNEQNKENKLIEGEDFYYTPEGYKCFTEKHHLKRGYCCKSGCRHCPYGYDKKTGQIRK, translated from the coding sequence ATGAATGAACAAAATAAGGAAAATAAATTAATCGAAGGCGAAGATTTTTATTATACCCCTGAAGGATATAAATGTTTTACCGAAAAACATCATTTAAAAAGAGGCTATTGTTGCAAAAGCGGCTGTCGCCATTGTCCGTATGGATATGATAAAAAAACGGGGCAAATTAGAAAATAA
- a CDS encoding DUF4136 domain-containing protein, with the protein MKKLFILPILLLLILTSCSSISVHSDYDKSVDFTNYKTYAYFKAGIDKVEISDLDKRRILRAIDEQMAAKGFTKSDNPDLLINIFTKAREEVNVNQFSAGWGYGWGYGWNPYLMMGNQTSVSTSTQGTLYIDFIDAKKKEMIWQGEGVGYLTNQGADKKDKIVADFVSKILAQYPPTIAKK; encoded by the coding sequence ATGAAAAAATTATTTATTTTACCGATTCTATTACTTCTTATCTTAACTTCTTGTAGCTCTATTAGCGTACATTCAGATTATGATAAATCAGTTGATTTTACTAATTATAAAACATATGCTTATTTTAAAGCAGGTATCGATAAAGTAGAAATTTCAGATTTAGATAAAAGAAGAATTTTACGCGCTATCGATGAACAAATGGCTGCAAAAGGTTTTACTAAAAGTGATAATCCAGATTTATTAATAAACATTTTCACAAAAGCTAGAGAAGAAGTAAACGTGAACCAGTTTAGCGCTGGATGGGGTTATGGATGGGGTTATGGTTGGAATCCTTACTTAATGATGGGAAACCAAACTTCAGTATCAACATCTACCCAAGGAACTTTATACATCGATTTTATCGATGCTAAGAAAAAAGAAATGATTTGGCAAGGTGAAGGAGTTGGTTATTTAACCAACCAAGGAGCTGATAAAAAAGACAAAATAGTTGCTGACTTTGTGAGCAAAATATTAGCACAATATCCTCCTACAATTGCAAAAAAATAA